The window CGGAGGTTTCCTCGCCATCCACCCCCTCCTCCATCCGATTCCTTGTGGTTCTCCCTGATTTTCCATGGAGGCTTGTGTAGGTAATAGCTCTTTTTAATTCCCGTGTGTACAAGAAGGAACATCAATATCAAGCAGGTCGAACAGCACAGATGGGTGAGGACAGATCCCTCAGCTCCATGCTAAGGTCTCTTCCTCATCGTGTGTTTTTCATTGGAGGCAATAGTGAGATCTATGAACTGCTCATTCCCCTTCCCCTGTTCTTTCCTGTAATACATCGGTCTCACATTGACCAAGATTGAACAACTATCCGTATCCTCTACAAATCAAAGATCTCGTGCACTAAATTACTCAATTCCTCCGATTCACCCTCTGTCCTCGAATCCCCACAGCCACAGATCCATTTTTCTTCATATCAATCTTTTCTGAATCGAATTAGTTTGCTTCTTTTTTCTAGGAACGGCAGCTAGTCATTTAAGTATTCATGGATTAATTGAGTTGTTCATAGACAAGCATACCTTCGTTCTAGTGGCTATCAATGGCAAGATTTCAGATCTTTGTAAATGATCAATCAGCTGTTGTTGCGGCTCCAATGAAGTCCAGGCCAACAGCGTGCCTCAATCATGCTTGTATATTGTGCAGCAGGCCAGCTGCGAGGActgtttgctggagttgcttgaTAGCAAGAGATCGCACATTCTGTAGCGTGGAGGAGTTGCTTGCTTGccgtaatgtttttttttttactttaatCTGTAGCTAGTACCATTGAATACTAGATCATATGGCTTATTTTCTACTTCTATTAAGGACACTATATTTCTGAACATTAGATGGCTTATCCCAATGTTTCTATTGCAGGCCGCAATGACTAAGATGAGGTCGCAAGGAAACTTCAAGAGTGGATACATGAGCATGGATTGCAGCGAGCTCAGTGTGATATGTCCGTGGTCCACGAGGATAAACATGCACTGTATCATTTAGGTGTACACATTTAGCACCGTATCAGTAGCTAGCTGAGAGAACGGCTACAAGGGACAAGATGGGCCTTGAGACTGATAGAGACAGAGAATAAATTGGATTTATTCTTCAATTGTATTTCTGGGCTCACCTGGTTGCTCATTTGataaatctatttgcaaaatacaTATGATGTAATTGGAAATATTATAGCGGCACTGCTTTATGGATTGGAAATAAAATACATAATTTGTTGGTAAAGCAACGACACACAAGTAATAAGCAATTTAGGAAAATGCACttcaatttgtaaaaaaatgccTCGTGAAGGGAACGTGCACACGCTAGAAAACAAAGTTTCATGGGAACCGCATGGAAGAATCGCTCAGTGCCCAGTTACTAGAAAAAAAAGCATCAGAGAAGGGAGCGTGCAGCTGCAGAGAAGGGAACGTGCGCCCAGTCctactagaaaaaaaaacatagcgTCGAAGTGTGGCATCAGAATCCATCGATTCCTATCGCGATCTGGACGTGCAAAACAAAACCGTCCTCGGAGAAAACCCAGGTGGCGCTGGGGCGCTAGGGCCTCGTGGGGCTATGTTGATGGATGGAAAACCAGGCGCAGGAGAGGAAAAACCGGCTGGCGCTGGCGCACGAGGGGAGCCAGGGTGACGGTCGCTGGATGGGTTGGCTCGGGtatggggtgtgtgtgtgtgtgtgtgtgtgtgtgtgtgtgtgtgtgtgtgtgtgtgtgtgtgtgtgtgtgtgtgtgtgtgtgtgactaCGTACTGCCATACTATTTTTTAACCAAATCATCACTTCTAAATGTGGAAGCCGACCTTTGATCATTGTGTAAAATGCATAACTAAATCTTATGTGGATTATGAAATTATGAAACAATTGTGTTACCTTCATGGGCCATGTGCCACTGTTTAAACGGCTAGGATTATTTTATGGTTCATCATTTTTGGTTCTCATACGAATTATTATGTttaagcaaataaatcataaatTGCACTATTGAATAGTGGTCACATGATAAACATTGATTACAGAAGATAGACCATGACAACCTAGGCCTACTAAAGCTTGTTTTATAATTTTTGGATTTAACGTGAATTTAATATGAATTAAACTAAGTGCACTGGATTAATTAATTCTAacaatttagaaaaaaatatttcatgacctCCATATATTTTTTACCATTTAGAGGATAACTTTATGAATATAATTAAGTTTATTTTGTATCAATTGGAgacatatttatttattataattCTTACAAGATCCTAAATACACAAATACCAACACAGGAAGCATGGCATAGGGTCCAATCGGCAAACCTGATGGCCGATAGGTCTATGCACTCTCAAATGGTTTTTCACTATGATTTGAACACCTTGACAGTGATTTGGACTCCATCCATAGGACCTAAAAATTCTATGAACTTGAGCTCACAAACTCGTTAGTAcaattgattatgttgtcatacaatcaccaaaatcacgaACTATAATTCAGTGTAACAAGTGTTTTCCCAAATCATGTATCAAATATTTTCTCTATGCAGCTCCGGTGAGCCAGATGCACAAACGGCCAAGATCGCTGCATGGCCTGGCTAACACTAGCGCTATGTTTTCATATGATAATGGGTTGCTGGCTGGTTATTCTAGCCCGGGACCTTGGCGTATCGGATGGTGCGTGGCGCCCGGGGGTGGTGCGGGAGGACATTAGAGGTCAAGCAAATGGTGGTTAAGAATGGACTAGGAGCGTTGACCTTCGAGTAGCCAAGTGAATGTGAATGATTATTAGTTGCATAAACTACGACAATGGAACCACACCCAGTCCATCTAGATGTGATCGATTTGTATACCTTGATTTGTGTTTCTCCGTCCAATGAGAAAGCCAATCTAGGATGTGTTTTGCAGCTCTTCCAGTTCCTCCAGGTGTCCTGCTCGGCATCAACTCCAAGAGTAGCAACTCCAAGCAGATTCTGTGGCGGCCATAGCAGCAGCGGATCCAAATTAGCTCCACCTCAAGTTGACCTTGTAGGGTGCCAGCAGGTCTCACATGCTCTCACATGGTCTCATAGTTTCCTTGTTGGTTGAAGAGATGCAAATCAAGTCCTAGATTTATCTTATCGTCGGTTGAAGTCAGAGGAGGCTGTCCCGGACGGCCTTGGAACTTCTTTCTAGGAAAAGGGAATCCAAAAGTTGGAAGCAAGCTCAAAATAATAAGATTTGGATCCATATATATAAGATATGCAAGCTAAGCTACGCATACTAATCCATAGAACATGAAGACACAGGAAAACTGGGTGGATCTATCAGGCCATTTGTTTCTTTAGAATCAATGAATCCCTCTTCTAACGAAGCATCTCAGCAGTGATTTAAGGAATATGGAATGATTTGATTTCTTCcttttgttctcttttccttgACGAAACATTTTTTAAATTAATATGATGTTAATAAATAATTGCAGAAATATCATGCGATCGAACTAATAAAATTGCAGGTTTAGATGAGTTAACTCCACGTTGGCTATTAGTAGCCTGTTTGGCATGTGCATAGATCTAAATGGTAAAAATATATGGATGTCATAAAATATTTCCTCATTTTTTAGAATTAATTAATGGAGTGCGCATAGTTCAATTCATATTAAATTCTTGTTACatccaaaaattgtgaaaccaGCTTTAGTAGGTCTAGGGTGTCATGGTCTATCTTCAACAATCAATGTTTATCGTGTGACTATTATTCAACAGTGCAATTTATgacttactccctccatccccaaATATAAGGCATACTGAAGTTTTTAAGACAGATTATGGTtgtgtagaaaagactctcCTACGCCTAATTATTAAGCATTAGGACTCTATTTGGATAACTAAATATGCGCTAATTAAAGTAGTATGCCATTTCCCATGCACCTCCCCCTACATGGCTGCATGCACGTATTTGTATTGGGAAAGACATGGAAATGATGCACAATTAAGATAGTTAGGTCCACTCTCAACCCAGAATGCCTTACATTTGAGTACAAATTTCAAACTCTAGAATGTCCTTTtcagaatggagggagtatttgctTATAAACATAATAATTCATATGAGCACCAAAAATGATGAACCATAAAATCCTAGCCATTTAAACAGTGGCACATGGCCCATCAAGGTAACACAATTGGATTCATAATTTTTGAATCCATATAcgaatttattatgcattttatAAAATTTGTTAGCTTTAGGTAAATAGTTAGAAACTCTACTAACATACAATATTTCATGCCAAATATTGACATTGGAAGAGAGATCATGGTAGCCTAGATCCATCAAAATGAGTTTCACGATTTTTGTATTTAACTAAATTAACTATGAATTAATCAATGCACAAATagttaattaattttataaatttagaaaaatatttaTGAGACCATATACTTTTATAGTAAAGGATAACATTATAAGTATAatcaaatttatttcatatcAATTATACAATAGTACTACATTGTACCCTGGGTACCGGATAATATTCAGTCCCCGAGTGCAACCCCCAACCCGACCACCACGAAGAGCCGAGCTCAACGCCCCGCCCGTGGCCGGTTTTCTGTCCGGTCGGTTCCTCTGAACGGTTTTCTTTTTCGTTCCCCAGTCCCCAGATCGTGGCCACAATCTCGCGACACGGGGTCCCGCCGGGGCTCCTAATCTTCCCCCTCGCTCCACTCCGGTGCCGCCCTGCGCCTCCCGCTCCGGCGCCTCCCTGCGCTGCCCGCTCCTGGTGATGCCGCTCCGCTCCTCCCATCGCCGATACGGTGAATGGCGCCTCACGCGCGCCAGCTACTGGCCAGGCCCTGCGCGTCCTCACGTTCAAGGCTTCCCCGCATCAGATCAGGATGTGGGTGGTGGTTTCTTTGATTTCGTCGCCAGGACGGAGTGCCCTTCTTTTGACCGGCTACCTCATGCGGGATGGGGGCGAGGATGCAACGGCGACGGAGACCTGCAGCAGCTCAGCTTCCTCACGGTCTCCTCAAGCTTGCAATTTCTTCGAAGGTTTTATCCTCGGTATGCATAGTTCCCTTACCTCCCCTCCACTCGATTCCCACAGTTTTGCTTTATTTCCCATGGATTTGTGGATTTGTTTAGGTAGTAATATAAGCTCTTAGTAATCCCCATGACCAAAAGGGACACCGATATCTTCTTGGTTCGTCATCGTAGGATGGCCCAGAGAGACTTGGCGCGGCGCCGGAGCATTCCACGGCCACCCACACGTCTGCTGGTGAGGTCCTCCCAGGTACTGCAGGCTTCCTCCACGCATGTTCGGCATTCTAGTCCCTACTTCTCCATCCCAATGCTGATTATATTTTCTGGTTCTTCTTTTTTCCCCAAATTTTTGTTCGTCTGGTCCTCAGATTGAAGATTGGTGCTTCAAGCAGTCGCTTCGCTTGTTTCTGCTGCCGGCATCAGCGGCTGCTACATGGCACAGTCGACGGCTTTGTTTGGTGGGCAAGCTGACTTCCTCCCTATGATGTTGATGACATGGATCAAGCGACGGCCAGTGCATTAGTCCACTTAGATGCCGGTGCCATGTTGTTTTGTGCAAGAACAAGAACAGCAATGTCGAACCCATACTGGACAAAGCACGAGAGGTTCATATTCCCTGCTGTTTTTACTTTTCATATTCCTTAACTTGATGTTGTGCGCATTTAGTTAGTACCAGGTCCAAGTTTCCTGGTTTGTTAAGATTGGTGGTGATTATAAGGTGCTTCTCATACATAGCCAGGATTGCTAAtcattttatttaattttcaatTAGCGTGCAAACAGAAAATATGCTGCCGGAGGCAGACGAACTGTATTCATATGTTCATGTGGTGCATGCTTCTTCCCTGTAGGGCAGTATATGCATTTTAGATGAATCTCACATGGATAAAAACATACCCTTCATTTCCTGAACTAGCTGTAGAAACATTGGAAATTATTCTTTTTTTAACAAGGTTATGTGCAGTTCTGAGCTCTTTATTAGGCTTGTCTGagaattattcttattttttataGTCTTCTGGCAATGGGAACTGCGACTAGGCTCCTCAGCACAGCTATTATCTTCTTGTAATGAATAGGGTATGGTGATATTTGATTttgatttatattttttttaattaaacCTATTATTTCTCTAAATCTGGATGATATGAGCCACTCTAGCCACAGTGATTTTATCCTATTCTAGTTTTGATATCCTAATCTCCCTTTGATCATTTGAGTGATTAGTTGATCCCTACTCATAAACTCCCATCTGAGTGCAGATGTGTTCTGCAAACTGCTGCCTattcatttgtttttttttggtttttccATGGATAATTTTTTTATTGGTTAATAGGTCAAGATTTGCAATAAAGGGTGCATTTGATTGTCGATTTAATTGTATGATAATTGAACTAGCCTGTGGTTTGTTTTCTGAAATCCTGTTACTATATCCTCTTGTTAAATTGTGCATATTGAACTTGGCTAGGACCTACTTTGTGTTGGATCTGTGCAACTAATAACAAGTGATGTCTGAAATGGCCTCTGTAGGGAGCTCCACCcttttcaagttttttttttcattccacATACGTCATTGTTTGTGACTTGGAGCTTAACTCGTTGCTATATCGCACAGAATTAGTATTATTATTTGTGATTAGACACAATCGATGCAAGTAAAGTAGGTTTCGTATGATTCACCAGCTTCATATGGGATGATCAATATAAAGTAGGTTGAGCTGCCTGAGGCAACTCTCATATCTGGGATGTTTCTTTTTAGAAAAGGGAATTTGCATTTTGAAGTGAATGGATAATGTGTCAGattaattcaattttttttcattccaTGAATCATGCCAATTTTTTAACCAATACATTGAAATGGCGATGTCTGAAATTTCTATGAAAATAGCCAGATGCCAGGTAGATGGTGACTAGGATTACCCCAATTGCTAAGAGTATCCACCGTGTATAACTATTCCGTACCCAACTCACTTTAGAGCTCGCTCCCTGCATAATACAATGTATATGAGCTATTCAGTCATTTGGTTAACTTCTACTGCTGCTGGAACTTTGTAGTACAAGATTTACATCTATGCAATTCATTACACACATTTTAACTATTGATGCTGAGACGTAGTAACACAATGTTTTCATTTAATCATTAGCTGGGCATCGCTCCAGCTTCGTTGGCACAAGGCCATAACACATCGGGGAAGAATTGCGCACAACGCAAGCTAGGCATGAACAAGCGTCCTCCTTGGAAGAGAAATGTTTCTGATGAAGGCGTTGGCGACTTGGTGATGATCTTCAATTCTGTGTGTTGAAGAAATTGCATTCCTCCTCACAAGTTGTGCCCTTTGTTGACACCAAGCTCTGTAGAGGTACTGGGAAGCCGCATTTGTCCCCAAGTTTGAATCCGCAACCAGTGATGCTTCCAGCCCGAACAAGTCTAGGCCAACAGCGTGCTGCTCTCCACTAGCGGACTTGACAGCATTCAGATAGGGAAGATATGCATGTATTGATAAAGTTTTGAGTTTGTTGTTTCTGATTGCAAATACATTAAAATGATATGCTGAAAGCAAAGGATAAAAGGGCAGGTGCTGTGCTCCTCTCTGAAACGCAGGATAGAAGTCTGTCAGCAGCATATGACCTTAACTGATGGTTGGTCTAGACATACGTTTtctctcgtttcttcatcatGTAATTTAACACTGTATTCTACAACTGTTAACCACATTCCACACACCATTGGATCTCTGTCCATTGTATGGTTTCTCCTACGCAGAGTTTAGAAAATCATTGTGGCATCTAGGATGTTAGAATCAACTGTCTCATTCGAAGAATTTGCAGTTCTTATGTTCGTAATTCTGTTGTCCAAGTAATTTTTAAATGTGTCTTGGTACCATATTGCTGCATTTTTATGCTTCGCTTGTGGGCTATATTTGGATCTCACCCCTAAGGAACCATTGTTGTCATGCACTAAGGTGGCCTGCACTGCGCAAATCAATCTGTTTCAAAATCTGGAGGCATGTTACGAAATCTAAGAATTTCTTTTTGGAATGGCAATCTaagaattttgaaaattaaGTTTTTTTGGCAAATCTAGAGTTTGAACCAAACATTTGGCTTGATAAGATGTAACTGCTCCTCCGTTGCATGTCCGGATAAAACGCATCTGCATTGCTAGTTGCTACCTCGACACTCCGGTAGAAAAAAAGGGGAATCCACACAGCAGAAAAAAAACCACCCCACGTCTGGTTTTTTTACTAcgagaaaagaaaaaccagtTGGGCTCTCGGTGGGAGGGGGTGCAAGGCGCTCGTGGGCGCGGTTGCAAGGCAGGCTCGGGTACTGAATAATATTCAGTACCCAGGGTACCCAATAGCGGAGTCCatcaattatatatatatttttatattttccaTAAAATTTTGGATGCTCAAGTACCACCACGTGGGATTGTGGGTTTGCTAGCTTAGCTTGAAGGTATTTGAGGGCCGATAGGCGTAATCGGCAATTCCAAAGCCGACAGGTCCAAGTAAAACTAACCTCGTCTCGTCATTGCCGCATCAGTTCCACGTGCATTGTTGGCTGTTGACTTGGCGACGGGCTGATATTCGTGCAACTTTAGTCTTCTGGTGCctatttctacaattttttattAAACTTATATCATTTCTTAAAAAGTGTCTTCCTAGACAGTACGTGAACACTACTTTAATGTAAGTATGTAACATAATAAAACACTTTTTTCCACCACAGATCTTGACCAGAAAATAGCAATGCGGTGAGGAATTAACATGAAGGAATTTGTTTtggaaaaaacagaaaaaatcaATGTAGAAATTTGTTTTCTTACCTGCAAAAGATTGAACTCAATCCAAGTTCATTCCTGATGGGGCTGGGTGACTGATCTGTCGAAGCTAAAAGAATAAATCAAACTAAAAAAAAGTAACAATAGTCATATGAAACCATAAGTGGCTTTTAGCATAAGAACAGACAAACTCAGTATCAAAAGCCAAGTAAGGAACAACTTAGCACCGGTTGCCTCTTTATTTTCATTTATCAAATTAATGGGGCACAAAATAATAGGACTATATGAGTGCAGCTAAGGATTCATTGATTCTAAGGAAACAAATGGCCTAATAGATCTACCAGTTTCTCTGAGTCGTCTTCTTCTATGGATCAGTATGTGTGGCTAAGCTTGATATTTTATGTGGATCCAAATCTTATTATTTTGGGCTTGCTTCGCACGCTTGGATTTTCTTTTCTTAGAACGAAGTCACACAGCCAGTTTTCCTAGAAATAAGTCACACATCTCAAGTTGTAACATGTGGCCGCGCCAGCCAAGGCCTTGTAACACGCGTGGCCGCACCGGCCAAGGCCGTTCGGGATTGCCTCCTCTGACTTCAACCGAAGATAAGCCAACACTACTAAAAAATTTCATTTACCGCGACCTTTTTAAAAGCACTCAGAGGCGGACAGGTCAAaaaactgcctcggttaatggcCAGTATTAACCGAGGTgttcattttttattaacctaGGCGGTTATAGGAAACCGCCTCGCAaaattgattaaccgaggcggacacCCTATATGATCTGCTTCGGAAAATATCTGAGGCCCAAAGAGACCCAGAAATCCCATTACCAGGTTCTGTATATATAGCTCAGTTAGGGTTTGGAACTCTcagtctcttttcttttctcctctcgCTCCCTCACTCCTGCCACGAGCCGCCACTTCCTCACACTCCTCTCCCTACCTCACTCCTATCCTACGGCGGTGCCAGAGCGGCCCGGAGTGGCGCCGGTGCGGCGCCCCGGCCTGGACCTGCAGCGGGCACgatggcggagcagggcggccaGGACCGGCGGCGGATGCGGCGGCAGGCGGGGCAGCGTGACGAATCCAAgcctggtggtggcggcggcgggcggggcggcggtggcggatccGGGCCCGGCGGTGGTAGAGGCGGCGCGCGCGACGGCCCTGGCAGCGTCGAGGGCCGGCGAGCGGGGCGGCCGTGGCCTAGAGCGGTGGCGGCGACATGAAGGTCGGCGGCGAGCGGTGGCCCTGGCGGAGTCGGGGACGGCTGCAGCccggagcggcgacggcggccttgCTGTGTCACGGACCGGCGAGCGGGGGTGGCCACGGCGCGAAGGACTGcggccaagcggcggcggcggcgagcaggggccggatccggcctccccCGGTGGCTGCGCGATTGGCGACGCGACGACGGCGGCCTCCCCGTGGATGGGCTCggtgggcctctagatgggcttggcgggcctGTCCACGGGCTtcctattttttaatttttttattcaattaaccgaggcggttaacCGTGGCCTTGGCTCCGAAGCGGTTgcaaaaaccgcctcggttaatattgtttgaccgcctcggttaaaatTTCTGCAGTAGTGCAAATCAAGAACTTAAATTTGCATCTCTTTAACCAAGGAGGAAAATATCAGACAATGTGAGAGCATGTGAGACCTGCTGGCACCCTGTAAGGTCAATTTGAGGTGGAGCTAACTTGGATCTGCGGTTGCTGCGGCCGCCACGGAATGGAACCTGCTTGGTGTTGCTGCTCTTGGAGTTGACGCCGAGCAGGAGACCCGGAGGAACTGGAAGAGCTGCAAATCGCACCCAAGATTGGCTTTCTCAATAGATGGAGAGACGCAAATCAAGCTATACAAATCGATCACATCTGGATGGACTGGATGTGATTCTATATTGTCGTAGTTTATGCAACAAATAATCATCCACATCCACTTGCACTACTGCAGAAAGCCCAATTTGCAACCGGGACTACAAAGCTGGGACTAAAGGTCCGTGacacgattttttttttgcgctcTACAGGAATTGAACCCGAGACCTTTTACCTCACGCAAAGCTTCCTTACCATCCCACTACGCAGCACATGTGACTCTACATGGAAAGCTTTCATTTTGTACTAACCCGTAGAGAACCTTTTGGTCCGGGTTgataccaccaaccgggactaaagggatAGGTCTTTTAGTCCCAGTTGGTAGCTCCAATCGGGACTAGAGAGCCCTTTCGTCCCCTAATCATTGGAACCGGGACTAATATCCATCCGGATCCGATACCGGATGGGACAAATGTGTAAAGGATCAAAAAACATTACTACTAGTGTTGGTCGAAGGTCAACGCTCCTAGTCCAGTCCATTCTTAATCGCCATTTGCTTGACCTCGAATGTCCTCCCGCACCACCCTCGTGTGCCACGCAGCACGGCCCCATACTCCAAGATCCCAGGCTAAAATAATTAACCAGCCAGCCGCCCATTCAGCGATCTTGGCCATTTGCATGCGTACCTGgctcgccggagctgctgcATAGAAAAAATAGTCGATACACCATTATCTGGGAAAATATATACTAGTTACACGAGGTGGCCAACCAATCCAGAGCTAAACACTAGCTACACGAGGTGGCTAAAATATTCGATCGTTCCAGAGCTCACATGAACCCTAATGATCGGGCTCGACTATAAGTACCCGCGCTAACAGCGTGATCAAGCATATCACAAGCAGCTGGCTAATCACTAGCTCGCTGATCAAGAGCTCTAACCACCTTAGCTAGTTATAGCTTGTTGGCTTAGCAGCTAGCAATGGCGTCCAAGGCGTTGGTGCTGTTCCTGGCCGTGAACCTGGTGCTGCTGGGCGTGGCCACGCCTGGGGCGTTCGGCACCACATGCCCCATCGACACGCTCAAGCTGGGCGTGTGCGTCGACTTGCTGACCCTCCTTAAGGCCAATCTAGGCGTGCCGCCCACGCAGCAGTGCTGCCCCCTCATCAGCGGGCTCGCCGACCTCGAGGCCGCCGCCTGCCTCTGCACCAACCTGATCCTCCCCGCCGACATCAGCCTCATCCTCAACTACTGCGGCAAGAGCCTGCCCTCCGGCTTCGTGTGCTGATCGATCATCGCCTCTAGACGTGTATGAATATACACGAGAGGCGGCCTTGCTTCCCGT is drawn from Panicum virgatum strain AP13 chromosome 1N, P.virgatum_v5, whole genome shotgun sequence and contains these coding sequences:
- the LOC120656745 gene encoding pEARLI1-like lipid transfer protein 1 is translated as MASKALVLFLAVNLVLLGVATPGAFGTTCPIDTLKLGVCVDLLTLLKANLGVPPTQQCCPLISGLADLEAAACLCTNLILPADISLILNYCGKSLPSGFVC